TTCTACCTTGGGCAATATGGTCAGTAATACCAGTGGGAGTGGATTCATTCATAGAAGCACTAAATGGAATTGGCTCGTAACGAGGAAGCGTCTCCTTTTCTATGTTGTCTGCTGCTGGAGATGTCCCAAAGGAGGACTGACCACTCACATTTGAGTCATATTTAGGCTTTTGAGTATAGTGCCTGGAAAAGAATTTCATAATGTAAGAATGAAGGGTCACTGCCTTTATTAAGGTATAAAAATAAGTTATGAATTTCTAAAATACCCAGAACTTTTCAGTTATTTATAAGCAGTTGAATAAAGTTTGTTTCTGTTATAAAAGCCGTCAAGTCATGTCCTGACCCACTTAGGCACCTTAAACATTGTCTCTAAGTAAACAGGATGAGGCCTGTGGTACTCCAGCCCTGAGGAGGCCCACTCAGGAATATCCTGGGTTGGAGATCAGATTGGGCTATAGTGTAACTGCCTCAGAAGTAAACAGTCATTCCATTAAGGGAAATAGAAAACCATATATTCAATTTTCTAAATATCTAAGTTCCAATGTATGTACTAAAAGATCTTACAAAGAAAACCCTCCTTCAGATGAGGTTTCATACACATGTCTGTGCTGTGCATTAATGCGGAGGTCCTGTCCATAGATGTAGTCCATAGAACCCATGCCcggctgaggcagacacaggtgttAATCGTTCTCATGGCATGTATACTGTTTCCAGCGTGATGTAACTCATCAGTCGGCTTAGTAAGCTCACCTACACATGGACTACATTTTCACAACATAAAATCCAAACCGTAATCTGAAGAAAGTCAGGAATGGGCTATACATTGCTTTACTAAATTTAGAATTCTGAAAAAACACACattgtctgtttgcttgcttgctttttgggGGGGCAGCAGGTGGGAGAGGggtgtcttactatgtagccctggctatcctagaactcactttgtagtccaggctggccatgaactcacataGATCAACTGATTCTGCctctaaagtgctgggattaacggcaTGTACCACTCCACCTACCTTTGGGACTCTGAAATTGCTAACATTACAGTGTTTAGTTCTGGCAACAAGACAgagatggagcccaggctggtcctACTTAACTCTCCTGCTTTAACTATCCAAGCGGGGTGGGCTGCAGAAACCACCCCACTGTTATTTTTTCCCGGGCGCCTTCTTgtagttgttttgatttaaagaTTTAACTTTAACTTAACATAACAAAATCACATGGTAGCACGTTTGGGTAAGAGGGTAAAATATGAAATGTAGGAAATAGTATTACTAAGCACTATTACACTATTTTACTGGTGTAAACTTTGCTTTAGAAACAATTTTACAAATACTTAATTCTATATTGTATCTCTTCAGGGTCACCCAGACGCTTCAGACTTCACAGTCATGTTTTAAGGTAGCTCACAACTAGCACCCAGGACCGTCCATCCCTCTGCACTGGACATGAAGCCGACTTAGTTTTTACTCTATTTAAAGTTGTAAACAACCTTGAACCTTCAGGTTCTGCTTTTCCTTTATCTGATGGCTTTGTAAATGACAAAATAAGCAAAAACCCCAAAATATCTTTATCAGCACCAGCTCACTTTTGAAATATATACTTGAGAATTAACTATGGTTCTTGGTATAagaaagtcaaaacaaacaaatgtactATGAGCTTCAGGAAAATCAAATAGACATTTTCTGCTAAGCTTATTTTCCTAATaagcaataaaagagaaaagtggCTATTAATTGAGCTAGACTGGCAAAATCTGGTAACTTGAAAGAAGTCCAAAATGCAATAAACCAAAAGTGCTTGCCAAATTGATCTTTTAAAATCCTTTGTTCTTGTACATGTCCTAAAAGCAGCCAAATCTTGTTCCACTTTTTAGAGCAACACACCTCCACACTAGAGAAAATGGCGACAGGCAGTGTTTCAAGCCTTGTGTTCTGACAGAGCTGTTTCTTAAAAAGCAGAGTCGGTAGGTGAAGGTGTGAGCTGACTTACCCAGGTGGCAAAGAGCGCCGCAACTCGCCTGACCGCAGTGCTTCTCCAAGGGGAGAATTTTCAAGCTTCTTGAACTTTTCTTGGCAAGTTTTCACATAAGAAAGCTTTCCAGCAAAGTATCCCACGATACAAGCAACTTATTtgtaaaacacaaataaaaaattatgtCACTGAATGGGCCTTTTCAgacaaatttttttttcctggaacagCATTTTTTGAAAAGTACGTTTCTAAGTATCTCTTAGGTTTTAGAAATACCAAGATTACCTAAAAGCATGATTATAAACATGCTTtacctcaaattcatagagaaagTCTATGGTTATAATTCACTTTCTCCAAAGTCAGTCACTCCAAGTAAAATGGCTGTAACATGAACCAATCCTAATAGACTTCCTTATAGACACAAACAAGGCAGAGAGATGGATAAGCAACTGAAATTGGTTCTAGCCTTGTGATATTTGGGCAATTTCTTTCATTATAAAATGGAAGTCCCAACAATTTCATAAGATTGCCTTTACAAACAAAACTCTGTACAATGAGCTCATTAAAATGATTACAAAGCCTAACCACGTAAATACAGCATCACATCATGTGCGCTTCCAATACACAAAAGAAGTTACACCGAGAGACACATGAAGAGCTTCACGTGCATTTTCAAAAGAATAGTTTTTCTGTTACTTGCACAATAAAATATAAGATTAAAGAAGAAATGCCAATTCTAGAAATAATTGAGTAGCTGAATATAAATGCAACTTTCTTTTACTATAAACAGACCAAGAATTTATTTTCAAGTACTGTGTTTAAAGTAATGTCAAACGAAGTTAGTTTATATTGTAAAAGGCGGAAACCTTGAACCAACACAGGGCTTTTTATGCTGACATTAAAACTGTCAAGCAGtacatttaatgaaaatttttatttgatttgacaGCATATAAACATGTAATAAATTACTCAAAATATCTTGTCTAAATTTAATCATTTGTAGGAAAAACACAGCATTGTTCATACTTACATATAAGTTTAGGAATGGAACCATATTTTGGATGACTTGACAGTATTCCTAAAAAAGAATTAAGTATTTCTGAGTAATGTTGTTAGAGAAGGAAAAATCATTTTCAATTACTGAAAACAACAAGTATCAACAGTAACtcctctttgtgaattcagtgtcAACAGAAATTTTTCTAAATGTCAAAGCACTATAGACTACTAAAATAGGTAAATAAAGAATGACCACTTGACATAGTCAAGAGACTAAACTTGTTATCTACCAAGATCAACAAGAGTCTTAAAAAGTTTGATTAATTATAGGACTAAAATCATCCAAGACCAGGAAGCACTctagtcatacacataaaacagctCTACGTTGAATTGAGAAAACTGACCAAGGAATGAATACTGAATATGACAAATTACACCACACTCAATAGGTAAAATGTTAAATACCATGAAGGCAATTCTCCAAAAATTCAGCTATAAACTCAAGATTtgacttaaaataaaaacatttgctTATTCCAAAAACTGTATGGAGACACAAAAAAGCCAAGGCAACATTGAAGAATAATAAACTATTATTAGGGACCAAGATGATAGTGTATGTAGCTCAGGGACAGAGCAAGGCCTTGAGTTCAATTTTCAGCTCCCCTTACAAAAAATTGTGCATAGGATACAAACCAAAAGCCAAAACAAGACTCCAAAGGATACCAGACTTTTGTAAGTAGAGGCCATGACAGTCTGGCAATTCACCAAGTAAATTTAACGAGCAACTCTGCTGCCGCACCACTGAGGTATTAATACTCAGCCTAACCGAATCCCAGAGATGCACACTGTACTACTCAAGCTAACAAATGTAGCCCCTTTGGGGAGTATTAAAAAGATTATTATGGGCtagggacatagctcagttggtaaagtgtacATTGCTTGCCTGCCTAGACTACCTACTTAAATTCTGGGACAGGGAGATAACCTGTGGAGGTGtgtgaggaaggacagacagggtcgtacctgcatgcacacagacaggtAAAGCTGTATTACTAGCCAGGTTCCtgaatttctaaattttattaaagACCGAGTCCTTGGCCTATGCAagatcttctggaactgtagttacaaatAATTGTCAACcactgtgttggtttgaataagaatggccctcatagtctcatgtgtttgaatgcttggcccatagataGTGGCACTATTATTAGGAggcatgaccttgttggaggaagtgtgtcactgtggaggtgggcttagAGGTCTTATGTCCTCAAGTTAGGCCTAATGTggagtctcctgctgctgcctagAGAGCAAagctcctcagctccttctccagcccctcatctgcctgcatgccgccatgatgataaaggactaaggctctgagactgtaagccagcccccattaaatgttttcttcttagTTCTTAACCCAACTACTACACGGGTACTTGGAATAGAAACtgaatcctctgcaagaacatgaacactcttacctgctaagccatctctccaggtcctctAAATATGTTTTGAATGCTAACTCATCCTTACCTATGCCCCAAGATGAGAAGACAAAGCCAGTACAGGGAACTGTAAGTTTTTAAGCCAGTGCCTATGAATCACCTTAAATTTGTGAAACAGACTGCAATATTGACTCAGTATGATTAGTATGGACCCAGAAACTGTATTTCTAACAATCTCTAAGATGTGACACTGTTCAGTTAGCCCGGGTTTGCTGTTTTCCTTGCAAACTAGCCACaagggttggttggttggtttttagtgtatgcctgtgtgagaAACTGAGGCGGGTACAgaaactaaacttgggtcctctggaagagtgtcaagtgctcttaaccactgagccatccctcagcAACAAATGCTAAGGCACTCTTCTGCTTGCGTGGGCTTTCTGTTCTTGAGGCAGGCggggtctcaagtagcccaggatggccttaacttctgaccctcctgcttctacttcccaagtgctgtccGTGATTACAGACACAGTCAATCACACTCAGTTTTTTTACACAGTGCCAgggttcaaactcagggcttcctgCACATAGGCAGGCACTGTAACAATTCAAACATGTCCAATGACATCAAAATATCAAATCAGTATAATGCACTGAGTGGGTCTCGGTAGAGCAGGTTATTCTGATACTGTATAAATCTATCAGTAATCATGGTCAGTAAGACTTTTCTCATCTAAAGCTCAGGAGAATAAGATAAAGGAAGATACCCAAATGCTAAGTGGGTGTGAGTTCAAACACTCACCTTTACTGATTAGTCCTTGAGTAATCAACATACTTGTAGCAGCCAACGGCACAGCTATAGGCAGAAAAAGAACTTgtcaatagcaaaaaaaaaaaaaaggcaagactGTTTTGAGTATCCTAAGAGATAAGCCAGTGTCAGTGTCAAGAAACCATTGGGATGAAGATTCACTAACCGAGACTGCTATAGCTGCACCATGcatacaaagcaaaaataaaggagtattttcagaaaacatttcaaaatattaaacaatGTAATTCAAGAAACCATCTAGGGAGctgcaaagatggctcagtggttaagagcactgactgctcttccagaggtcctgagttcaattcccagaaccacatggtggctcacaaccatctgtaatgagatctgatgccctcttctgatgtgtctgaagacagcaacagagtacccaaataaataaagtaaataactctcaaaaacaaaagaaaagaaagaagccatcTATATTTAAGTTCCAATAGCAATTCATTAAAATAATCAACTTCAACAAGTAAAATGACTAGAAGTCCCATCTGAAGCAACAGGGAAAGGACTGCTTGAGAAACAACAGCACAGGAAGCGCCACTCAGAACTACAGGATAACCAAAGCCCAGTCTACATGGCTCGAGTGGGCTATCTCATATACCTTTTACTGTCACATCCTTATCAGGGAGCTCCCAGTAGTATCGTTTACAAATTACGTTAGTTATTTAAAACCTTACTCACTTAAATCCATAAACTTGAATCAGCATTAAGTCTCACAACCTGCCAAAATATGCCTAATATCAGATGCTAAGACTCCATATTACACTATGTACACcaagatataaaatatatttgaccaTGTGATTAACGTGgtagctggaaaatatcatgtattttaaatattcccTAGAACCATGTGAAAATATACAAAAGCTGCCTATTTCTGCAATGATGGGAGGTGACCCTTGGCTCACTAGCATGGCGAGCAGCTACATCTGCTGACTGACCAGGAGACAGTTCCCAGACTGAGAGTAAATCTTCCTAACTAAAACGTCTCATCTATTTGTACAGCCAGAGTCTATACTGAAAACCTACTTTCCATCTGGGAGTCTAGACCTTCAGTACTAGACAAGCTAAGGGCGTCCATGTGATCAGTCCCCAATAAAAACCCCGATTCTGGGTCTCTAAGGAACATACACGATAGAATCTGAGATCTAAGTGTCCAGCTTCCTTGAACTCCACCAATGCTCCTTtaattaattttgctttttgtattttaattgtaaattatttttaattcgaATAACTACACGCACCAGGTGAATGGTACACTTTATAAAGCATCAGAGAATAACTTGTCTCTCCGCCAACTACACAactgctgtcttttttttaaaaaaaatttatttttgtttatttcatatatgtgagtacactgttgctgtctgttcagacacaccagaaggggacatctgaccccattacagatggttgtgagccaccatgtggttgctgggaattgaactcaggacctctggaagagcagtcagtgctcttaaccactgagccatctctccggcccacaACTGCTATCTTAAGGCAAAAGCACTTCAGGACAAAACATTAAAAGCATGAACTTTTTCTAATAAAATGTTACTTATGGACACAAAATATTAATTCCAGTAGTTTGCATACATATGCAATCAAATAGACCTTTTTCTTCCAaccattttaaatatgtaaaggTCATGGTGGTCCACACATAAACTTCTAGTAGGCACAGGTGAAATGATCACa
This is a stretch of genomic DNA from Rattus norvegicus strain BN/NHsdMcwi chromosome 14, GRCr8, whole genome shotgun sequence. It encodes these proteins:
- the Ociad1 gene encoding OCIA domain-containing protein 1 isoform X2, which codes for MNGRADFREPNAQVSRPIPDIGGGYIPTEEEWRLFAECHEECFWFRSVPLAATSMLITQGLISKGILSSHPKYGSIPKLIFACIVGYFAGKLSYVKTCQEKFKKLENSPLGEALRSGELRRSLPPGHYTQKPKYDSNVSGQSSFGTSPAADNIEKETLPRYEPIPFSASMNESTPTGITDHIAQGRNFS
- the Ociad1 gene encoding OCIA domain-containing protein 1 isoform X1, with product MNGRADFREPNAQVSRPIPDIGGGYIPTEEEWRLFAECHEECFWFRSVPLAATSMLITQGLISKGILSSHPKYGSIPKLIFACIVGYFAGKLSYVKTCQEKFKKLENSPLGEALRSGELRRSLPPGHYTQKPKYDSNVSGQSSFGTSPAADNIEKETLPRYEPIPFSASMNESTPTGITDHIAQVKVNKYGDTWDE
- the Ociad1 gene encoding OCIA domain-containing protein 1, producing the protein MNGRADFREPNAQVSRPIPDIGGGYIPTEEEWRLFAECHEECFWFRSVPLAATSMLITQGLISKGILSSHPKYGSIPKLIFACIVGYFAGKLSYVKTCQEKFKKLENSPLGEALRSGELRRSLPPGHYTQKPKYDSNVSGQSSFGTSPAADNIEKETLPRYEPIPFSASMNESTPTGITDHIAQGPDPNLEDSPKRKSVTYEELRNKNRESYGVTLSHKTDPSVRPMQERGPQKEVKVNKYGDTWDE